The following coding sequences lie in one Halorhabdus rudnickae genomic window:
- the lrp gene encoding HTH-type transcriptional regulator Lrp, translated as MTYENLDRKLINELLDDGRASLRSLADDLDVSVTTVSNHLSDLEEQGIISGYTPKVDYDQIGYDVTAILQLKVEGNALPEVTDRLREQEQMISVYEVTGDHDIIAIGKFNDTDDMNAQIKSLLTDPEIKESNTSVVLNAAVEHEQFGLELEE; from the coding sequence ATGACGTACGAAAATCTCGATCGCAAACTCATCAACGAACTGCTCGACGACGGTCGTGCCAGCCTCCGCAGCCTTGCCGACGACCTGGACGTCTCGGTGACAACTGTCTCGAATCACCTTTCGGATCTGGAGGAACAGGGGATCATCAGCGGGTATACACCAAAGGTCGACTACGACCAGATCGGCTACGACGTCACTGCCATCCTCCAACTCAAAGTAGAGGGCAACGCCCTGCCAGAAGTGACTGATCGCCTGCGTGAACAGGAACAGATGATCAGCGTCTACGAGGTCACTGGCGACCACGACATTATCGCGATCGGGAAGTTCAACGACACTGACGACATGAACGCCCAGATCAAGAGTCTGCTCACAGATCCGGAGATCAAAGAGTCCAACACGAGCGTCGTCCTCAACGCCGCCGTCGAGCACGAGCAGTTCGGACTCGAACTCGAGGAGTGA